The Chlorocebus sabaeus isolate Y175 chromosome 1, mChlSab1.0.hap1, whole genome shotgun sequence genome includes a region encoding these proteins:
- the SPINDOC gene encoding spindlin interactor and repressor of chromatin-binding protein isoform X4: MALKAEGAALDCFEVTLKCEEGEDEEEAMVVAVIPRPEPMLRVTQQEKTPPPRPSPLEAGSDGCEEPKQQVSWEQEFLVGSSPGGSGRALCMVCGAEIRAPSADTARTHILEQHPHTLDLSPSEKSNILEAWSEGVALLHDVRAEQPSPPNSDSGQDAHPDPDSNPDPARMPAEIVVLLDSEDNPSLPKRSRPRGLRPLELPAVPATEPGNKKPRGQRWKEPLGEEPVRKKRGRPMTKNLDPDPEPPSPDSPTETFAAPAEVRHFTDGSFPAGFVLQLFSHTQLRGPDSKDSPKDREEAEGGLPQAESPSPVSA, translated from the exons ATGGCCCTAAAGGCCGAGGGCGCCGCACTCGACTGCTTCGAGGTGACGCTCAAATGCGAGGAAggggaggacgaggaggaggccATGGTGGTGGCCGTAATTCCGCGGCCCGAGCCGATGCTCAGAG TGACCCAACAGGAGAAGACCCCACCACCTAGACCCAGCCCGCTGGAGGCAGGCAGTGATGGCTGTGAGGAGCCCAAGCAGCAAGTGTCTTGGGAGCAGGAGTTCCTGGTGGGCAgcagcccaggaggcagcgggCGGGCGCTGTGCATGGTGTGTGGCGCTGAGATCCGGGCACCCTCGGCCGACACGGCTCGCACACACATCTTGGAGCAGCACCCTCACACCTTGGACCTGAGCCCTTCTGAGAAGAGCAACATCCTGGAGGCCTGGAGTGAAGGGGTAGCCCTCTTACACGACGTGAGAGCTGAGCAGCCGTCCCCACCCAACTCAG ACTCAGGCCAGGATGCCCATCCAGACCCAGACTCCAACCCAGACCCTGCCAGAATGCCAGCCGAAATCGTCGTTCTCCTTGACTCTGAGGATAACCCATCCCTTCCTAAAAGGAGCCGGCCCAGGGGACTCCGTCCCCTCGAGCTTCCTG CTGTCCCTGCCACAGAGCCAGGAAATAAGAAGCCCCGTGGTCAGAGATGGAAGGAGCCCCTGGGGGAAGAGccagtcagaaagaaaagaggcagaCCTATGACCAAAAACCTGGACCCTGACCCAG AGCCCCCATCGCCAGACTCACCCACAGAGACTTTCGCAGCACCAGCCGAGGTCCGACACTTCACTGATGGCAGCTTCCCTGCCGGCTTCGTCCTGCAGCTCTTCTCCCACACCCAGCTCAGGGGCCCAGACAGCAAGGACTCACCCAAAGACAGGGAAGAGGCAGAAGGAGGCCTTCCCCAGGCAGAGAGCCCCTCTCCAG TTTCAGCTTGA